Proteins found in one Litorihabitans aurantiacus genomic segment:
- a CDS encoding lysophospholipid acyltransferase family protein, which translates to MSDRRARRSGALVTPEVIRRGGPLWSRHVGRALAHGWWSTDVVGAEHVPAAGRVLVAPNHTGAIDGPLVHGTIPRPSHFLVKQEFFSSRLGFLMDWAGQIPVDRAGGGPALAVARELLEEDRCVGVFPEGTRGRGDVAAARAGTAWLAVATGAPVVPCAVLGTRPPGRSRGWVPPPRTRLHVAFGEPVEIGRGSGRRAVAVAMAQVQRAMVALLADARERTGIALPDDDVAP; encoded by the coding sequence CACGCCCGAGGTGATCCGGCGCGGCGGACCGCTGTGGTCGCGGCACGTGGGGCGCGCGCTCGCCCACGGCTGGTGGAGCACGGACGTCGTGGGGGCCGAGCACGTGCCGGCCGCCGGGCGCGTGCTGGTCGCGCCGAACCACACCGGCGCGATCGACGGCCCGCTCGTGCACGGCACGATCCCGCGGCCGTCGCACTTCCTGGTGAAGCAGGAGTTCTTCAGCTCCCGCCTGGGGTTCCTCATGGACTGGGCCGGCCAGATCCCGGTGGACCGCGCCGGGGGCGGACCCGCGCTCGCCGTCGCTCGCGAGCTGCTCGAGGAGGACCGCTGCGTGGGCGTGTTCCCCGAGGGCACCCGCGGCCGGGGCGACGTGGCCGCCGCGCGGGCCGGGACGGCGTGGCTCGCCGTGGCCACCGGGGCGCCGGTCGTGCCGTGCGCGGTGCTGGGAACCCGGCCGCCCGGGCGCTCGCGCGGCTGGGTGCCGCCGCCGCGGACGCGGCTGCACGTCGCGTTCGGGGAGCCGGTCGAGATCGGGCGGGGGAGCGGGCGGCGCGCCGTCGCCGTCGCGATGGCCCAGGTGCAGCGCGCGATGGTGGCGCTGCTGGCAGACGCGCGGGAGCGGACGGGCATCGCGCTGCCCGACGACGACGTCGCGCCCTGA
- the der gene encoding ribosome biogenesis GTPase Der: protein MARGRAATWEDGGVSDVNTPEQPADETVEAGLADETIVIDLAETQDDVRQAEIMRLGLEEYELDESDAAVLSGVRELEPDEIPDSALPVLAVVGRPNVGKSTLVNRVLGRREAVVQDTPGVTRDRVRYRAEWSGRPFILVDTGGWEHDARGLNARVADQAEVAVSLADAVVFVVDATVGPTATDERVVEVLRRSGKPVLLAANKVDSPRDEADAATLWSLGLGEPYPVSALHGRGSGDMLDAAMALLPEVSAVGGAIPPGGPNRVALVGKPNVGKSSLLNSIMGQERVVVDDVAGTTRDPVDELVEIGGQPWVLVDTAGIRRRVHQTQGADFYASLRTQAAIEKAEVAVVLIDASQTITEQDIRVIQEVIDAGRALVVAYNKWDLMDEDRRPYLEREIEQGLVQIPWAPRVNVSAKTRWHVDRIGKHLDAALDGWETRVPTGRLNAFLGELTAATPHPVRSGKQPRILFGTQADTRPPRFVLFATGFLEAGYRRFIERRLREEFGFVGSPIEISVRVREKRKR, encoded by the coding sequence ATGGCGCGCGGGCGGGCCGCGACCTGGGAGGATGGTGGGGTGAGTGACGTCAACACCCCCGAGCAGCCCGCCGACGAGACGGTCGAGGCCGGCCTCGCCGACGAGACGATCGTCATCGACCTCGCCGAGACGCAGGACGACGTGCGCCAGGCCGAGATCATGCGCCTCGGGCTCGAGGAGTACGAGCTCGACGAGTCCGACGCCGCCGTCCTGTCCGGGGTGCGCGAGCTCGAGCCCGACGAGATCCCGGACTCGGCGCTGCCGGTGCTGGCCGTGGTCGGGCGTCCGAACGTGGGCAAGTCGACGCTGGTCAACCGCGTGCTGGGCCGCCGCGAGGCCGTCGTGCAGGACACGCCCGGGGTCACCCGCGACCGCGTGCGCTACCGCGCCGAGTGGAGCGGGCGCCCCTTCATCCTCGTGGACACGGGCGGCTGGGAGCACGACGCGCGGGGCCTGAATGCGCGCGTGGCCGACCAGGCCGAGGTCGCCGTCTCGCTCGCCGACGCGGTCGTCTTCGTCGTGGACGCGACGGTCGGTCCGACGGCGACCGACGAGCGCGTGGTCGAGGTGCTGCGCCGCTCCGGCAAGCCGGTGCTGCTCGCCGCGAACAAGGTCGACAGCCCGCGCGACGAGGCCGACGCCGCCACGCTGTGGTCGCTCGGTCTCGGCGAGCCCTACCCGGTCTCGGCGCTGCACGGGCGTGGCAGCGGCGACATGCTCGACGCCGCGATGGCGTTGCTGCCCGAGGTCTCGGCGGTCGGCGGGGCGATCCCGCCCGGCGGCCCGAACCGCGTGGCGCTGGTGGGCAAGCCGAACGTCGGCAAGTCGAGCCTGCTGAACTCGATCATGGGTCAGGAGCGGGTCGTGGTCGACGACGTCGCCGGCACCACGCGCGACCCGGTCGACGAGCTCGTCGAGATCGGTGGCCAGCCGTGGGTGCTGGTCGACACGGCCGGGATCCGCCGCCGCGTGCACCAGACCCAGGGCGCCGACTTCTACGCCTCCCTGCGCACGCAGGCGGCGATCGAGAAGGCGGAGGTCGCCGTCGTCCTCATCGACGCGAGCCAGACGATCACCGAGCAGGACATCCGGGTGATCCAGGAGGTCATCGACGCCGGGCGGGCGCTCGTGGTGGCCTACAACAAGTGGGACCTCATGGACGAGGACCGCCGTCCCTACCTCGAGCGCGAGATCGAGCAGGGTCTGGTGCAGATCCCGTGGGCGCCGCGCGTCAACGTCTCGGCGAAGACGCGCTGGCACGTCGACCGCATCGGCAAGCACCTCGACGCCGCGCTCGACGGCTGGGAGACGCGCGTGCCGACCGGCCGCCTCAACGCGTTCCTCGGCGAGCTGACGGCCGCCACGCCGCACCCGGTGCGCTCGGGCAAGCAGCCCCGCATCCTGTTCGGCACCCAGGCCGACACGCGCCCGCCGCGCTTCGTGCTGTTCGCGACCGGATTCCTCGAGGCCGGCTACCGCCGGTTCATCGAGCGCCGCCTGCGCGAGGAGTTCGGGTTCGTCGGGTCGCCGATCGAGATCAGCGTGCGGGTGCGCGAGAAGCGCAAGCGGTGA
- a CDS encoding LLM class flavin-dependent oxidoreductase, translating to MLDLIPVRTGQTSREALLASAAMAREADALGFTRYWVAEHHNMNAVASSVPGVLIPFLAQGTSRIRFGSGGVMLPNHAALAIAEQFALLEAMLPGRIDLGIGRAPGSDPVTAYLLRGGAQQAGVDTFEQDVTLAQALLGIGGDPGESVGISISGRPYDLRATPRGESSPDLWLLGSSDYSSALAARLGLPYVFANHFGMPGLEMALARYRAEYQPSVAYPEPRTLLPLNVVVAPTEAEAVELAGPQLVQMVRLRTGAPLGPQLSVEEAAAYPWSDAERALADQVRSGWFVGEAGDVAARLREVAERHGVDEIMLSPVAGVRDGDPRDAAPSRVATLRALARKLLG from the coding sequence GTGCTCGACCTCATCCCCGTCCGAACCGGCCAGACCTCGCGGGAGGCGCTGCTGGCGAGCGCCGCGATGGCGCGGGAGGCGGACGCGCTCGGCTTCACGCGGTACTGGGTGGCCGAGCACCACAACATGAACGCCGTCGCGAGCTCGGTGCCCGGGGTGCTGATCCCGTTCCTCGCGCAGGGGACGAGCCGGATCCGCTTCGGCTCGGGCGGCGTGATGTTGCCGAACCACGCAGCCCTGGCGATCGCCGAGCAGTTCGCGCTGCTCGAGGCGATGCTGCCGGGGCGGATCGACCTGGGGATCGGTCGCGCACCGGGCTCGGACCCCGTGACGGCGTACCTGCTGCGGGGCGGCGCGCAGCAGGCCGGAGTCGACACGTTCGAGCAGGACGTGACGCTCGCGCAGGCGCTGCTCGGCATCGGCGGGGACCCGGGGGAGTCGGTCGGCATCTCGATCTCGGGCCGCCCCTACGACCTGCGCGCGACGCCGCGCGGTGAGTCCTCGCCCGACCTGTGGCTCCTGGGCTCCAGCGACTACAGCTCCGCGCTCGCCGCGCGGCTCGGGCTGCCGTACGTGTTCGCGAACCACTTCGGGATGCCCGGGCTGGAGATGGCCCTGGCGCGCTACCGCGCGGAGTACCAGCCCTCGGTGGCGTACCCGGAGCCGCGCACGCTGCTGCCGCTGAACGTCGTGGTCGCGCCGACCGAGGCGGAGGCGGTCGAGCTCGCCGGACCGCAGCTCGTGCAGATGGTGCGCCTGCGCACCGGTGCGCCGCTCGGGCCGCAGCTGAGCGTCGAGGAGGCGGCCGCCTACCCGTGGTCCGACGCCGAGCGCGCCCTCGCCGACCAGGTGCGGTCCGGCTGGTTCGTGGGGGAGGCGGGCGACGTCGCGGCGCGCCTGCGCGAGGTCGCGGAGCGTCACGGTGTGGACGAGATCATGCTCTCGCCCGTGGCCGGGGTGCGGGACGGCGACCCGCGGGACGCCGCGCCGTCGCGTGTGGCGACGCTGCGGGCGCTGGCGCGGAAACTGCTCGGCTGA
- a CDS encoding sodium:calcium antiporter has translation MSTLPLGLLVVIFVAAAAVVWVAGIQLSRAVDVLDARLHLGSALGGLVMLAVATNLPEIAITVSAAASGNLDVAVGNILGGIALQTVVLVVLDAFGRRGRGVRSLTHRAASLSLVLEGIVVVSVLAVVIVGSQLPGGLEVLRLTPDVVLIAALWIVGLLLVRRAGSHLPWHGEDNAPGTGPRAPRQGGSGPRRRGSTTTMSTRRAAIVFSVAAGATLVAGVVLERAGDAASSQIGLSGVLFGATVLALATSLPQISTGLQAIRQGDDTLAISDIFGGNAFLPVLFLMATVISGSAVLPRADGADIYLTALAALLTLVYVVGLIFRPRRRILGMGVDSLVVLTLYVLGVGGLFTIAA, from the coding sequence GTGAGCACGCTGCCGCTCGGACTGCTGGTCGTGATCTTCGTCGCCGCGGCGGCGGTCGTGTGGGTCGCCGGGATCCAGCTCTCGAGAGCGGTCGACGTGCTCGACGCGAGGCTCCACCTCGGTAGCGCGCTGGGCGGGCTCGTGATGCTCGCTGTCGCGACGAACCTCCCGGAGATCGCGATCACCGTCTCGGCCGCGGCGTCCGGCAACCTCGACGTCGCGGTGGGTAACATCCTGGGCGGCATCGCCCTGCAGACCGTCGTGCTCGTGGTCCTGGACGCCTTCGGCAGGCGCGGAAGAGGTGTGAGGTCGCTGACCCACCGGGCGGCGTCCCTCTCGCTCGTCCTCGAGGGGATCGTCGTGGTCTCCGTGCTCGCCGTCGTGATCGTGGGGAGTCAGCTGCCTGGCGGACTCGAGGTCCTGCGCCTGACCCCCGACGTCGTGCTGATCGCCGCGCTGTGGATCGTCGGACTGCTCCTGGTGCGGCGGGCGGGATCACACCTGCCCTGGCACGGGGAGGACAACGCACCCGGCACCGGCCCCCGAGCACCTCGGCAGGGCGGCTCCGGTCCGCGCAGGCGCGGATCGACGACGACGATGAGCACGCGGAGGGCGGCGATCGTCTTCTCCGTCGCCGCCGGCGCGACGCTCGTCGCGGGAGTCGTCCTCGAGCGCGCGGGCGACGCGGCGTCGTCGCAGATCGGGCTCTCCGGCGTGCTCTTCGGCGCGACCGTCCTGGCGCTCGCGACGTCGCTCCCCCAGATCTCGACCGGCCTGCAGGCGATCCGTCAGGGCGACGACACCCTGGCGATCAGCGACATCTTCGGGGGCAACGCCTTCCTCCCGGTGCTGTTCCTCATGGCCACCGTGATCTCGGGCTCGGCAGTCCTGCCGCGAGCCGACGGCGCCGACATCTACCTCACCGCCCTCGCGGCGCTGCTGACGCTGGTGTACGTCGTCGGTCTGATCTTCCGACCGCGGCGGCGCATCCTGGGGATGGGTGTCGACTCGCTCGTCGTGCTCACGCTCTACGTCCTGGGCGTCGGCGGACTGTTCACGATCGCCGCCTGA
- a CDS encoding TetR/AcrR family transcriptional regulator, with amino-acid sequence MTRAGVTPDLIERTAADLADREGYDAVTVAALARLLGVQPASLYSHVGGREELHARLHRRALTTLADGIATALAGRSGRAALAGLARSHADLASEHPGLWEALQRPATAATVASDGAARVASLVLASLHAYALDPAEQVHAARLLGAVVNGMVSLEGAGALSHRAPSTAESWERALDALDRALRTWPTTG; translated from the coding sequence ATGACGCGCGCCGGCGTCACCCCCGACCTGATCGAGCGCACGGCCGCCGACCTCGCGGACCGCGAGGGGTACGACGCCGTGACGGTCGCGGCACTCGCGAGGCTCCTCGGCGTGCAGCCCGCCAGCCTGTACTCGCACGTCGGCGGGCGCGAGGAGCTGCACGCGCGGCTGCACCGCCGCGCGCTGACCACGCTCGCCGACGGGATCGCGACGGCGCTCGCGGGCCGGTCCGGCCGCGCAGCTCTCGCGGGGCTGGCGCGCTCGCACGCGGACCTCGCGAGCGAGCACCCCGGTCTCTGGGAGGCGCTGCAGCGCCCCGCCACCGCGGCGACCGTCGCCTCCGACGGCGCTGCGCGCGTCGCCTCGCTCGTGCTCGCGTCGCTGCACGCCTACGCGCTCGACCCCGCCGAGCAGGTGCACGCGGCCCGGCTGCTGGGCGCCGTGGTCAACGGCATGGTCTCGCTGGAGGGTGCGGGGGCGCTGTCGCACCGCGCACCGTCGACCGCGGAGAGCTGGGAGCGGGCGCTGGACGCGCTCGATCGCGCGCTGCGCACGTGGCCGACCACCGGTTGA